In Theropithecus gelada isolate Dixy chromosome 13, Tgel_1.0, whole genome shotgun sequence, one DNA window encodes the following:
- the SIX2 gene encoding homeobox protein SIX2 isoform X2, whose amino-acid sequence MSMLPTFGFTQEQVACVCEVLQQGGNIERLGRFLWSLPACEHLHKNESVLKAKAVVAFHRGNFRELYKILESHQFSPHNHAKLQQLWLKAHYIEAEKLRGRPLGAVGKYRVRRKFPLPRSIWDGEETSYCFKEKSRSVLREWYAHNPYPSPREKRELAEATGLTTTQVSNWFKNRRQRDRAAEAKERENNENSNSNSHNPLNGSGKSVLGSSEDEKTPSGTPDHSSSPALLLSPPPPGLPSLHSLGHPPGPSAVPVPVPGGGGADPLQHHHGLQDSILNPMSANLVDLGS is encoded by the exons ATGTCCATGCTGCCCACCTTCGGCTTCACGCAGGAGCAAGTGGCGTGCGTGTGCGAGGTGCTGCAGCAGGGCGGCAACATCGAGCGACTGGGCCGCTTCCTGTGGTCGCTGCCCGCCTGCGAGCACCTCCACAAGAATGAAAGCGTGCTCAAGGCTAAGGCCGTGGTGGCCTTCCACCGCGGCAACTTCCGCGAGCTCTACAAGATCCTGGAGAGCCACCAGTTCTCGCCGCACAACCACGCCAAGCTGCAGCAGCTGTGGCTCAAGGCACACTACATCGAGGCGGAGAAGCTGCGCGGCCGACCCCTGGGCGCCGTGGGCAAATACCGCGTGCGCCGCAAATTCCCGCTGCCGCGCTCCATCTGGGACGGCGAGGAGACCAGCTACTGCTTCAAGGAAAAGAGTCGCAGCGTACTGCGCGAGTGGTACGCGCACAACCCCTACCCTTCACCCCGCGAGAAGCGCGAGCTTGCGGAGGCCACGGGCCTCACCACCACACAGGTCAGCAACTGGTTCAAGAACCGGCGGCAGCGCGACCGGGCGGCCGAGGCCAAGGAAAG GGAGAACAACGAGAACTCCAATTCTAACAGCCACAACCCGCTGAATGGCAGCGGCAAGTCGGTGTTAGGCAGCTCGGAGGACGAGAAGACTCCATCGGGGACGCCAGACCACTCATCCAGCCCGGCACTGCTGCTCAGCCCGCCGCCACCTGGGCTGCCGTCCCTGCACAGCCTGGGCCACCCTCCGGGACCCAGCGCAGTGCCAGTGCCGGTGCCAGGCGGAGGTGGAGCGGACCCACTGCAACACCACCATGGCCTGCAGGACTCCATCCTTAACCCCATGTCAGCCAACCTCGTGGACCTGGGCTCCTAG
- the SIX2 gene encoding homeobox protein SIX2 isoform X1 yields MSMLPTFGFTQEQVACVCEVLQQGGNIERLGRFLWSLPACEHLHKNESVLKAKAVVAFHRGNFRELYKILESHQFSPHNHAKLQQLWLKAHYIEAEKLRGRPLGAVGKYRVRRKFPLPRSIWDGEETSYCFKEKSRSVLREWYAHNPYPSPREKRELAEATGLTTTQVSNWFKNRRQRDRAAEAKERYEENNENSNSNSHNPLNGSGKSVLGSSEDEKTPSGTPDHSSSPALLLSPPPPGLPSLHSLGHPPGPSAVPVPVPGGGGADPLQHHHGLQDSILNPMSANLVDLGS; encoded by the exons ATGTCCATGCTGCCCACCTTCGGCTTCACGCAGGAGCAAGTGGCGTGCGTGTGCGAGGTGCTGCAGCAGGGCGGCAACATCGAGCGACTGGGCCGCTTCCTGTGGTCGCTGCCCGCCTGCGAGCACCTCCACAAGAATGAAAGCGTGCTCAAGGCTAAGGCCGTGGTGGCCTTCCACCGCGGCAACTTCCGCGAGCTCTACAAGATCCTGGAGAGCCACCAGTTCTCGCCGCACAACCACGCCAAGCTGCAGCAGCTGTGGCTCAAGGCACACTACATCGAGGCGGAGAAGCTGCGCGGCCGACCCCTGGGCGCCGTGGGCAAATACCGCGTGCGCCGCAAATTCCCGCTGCCGCGCTCCATCTGGGACGGCGAGGAGACCAGCTACTGCTTCAAGGAAAAGAGTCGCAGCGTACTGCGCGAGTGGTACGCGCACAACCCCTACCCTTCACCCCGCGAGAAGCGCGAGCTTGCGGAGGCCACGGGCCTCACCACCACACAGGTCAGCAACTGGTTCAAGAACCGGCGGCAGCGCGACCGGGCGGCCGAGGCCAAGGAAAGGTACGA GGAGAACAACGAGAACTCCAATTCTAACAGCCACAACCCGCTGAATGGCAGCGGCAAGTCGGTGTTAGGCAGCTCGGAGGACGAGAAGACTCCATCGGGGACGCCAGACCACTCATCCAGCCCGGCACTGCTGCTCAGCCCGCCGCCACCTGGGCTGCCGTCCCTGCACAGCCTGGGCCACCCTCCGGGACCCAGCGCAGTGCCAGTGCCGGTGCCAGGCGGAGGTGGAGCGGACCCACTGCAACACCACCATGGCCTGCAGGACTCCATCCTTAACCCCATGTCAGCCAACCTCGTGGACCTGGGCTCCTAG